A part of Capsicum annuum cultivar UCD-10X-F1 chromosome 6, UCD10Xv1.1, whole genome shotgun sequence genomic DNA contains:
- the LOC107873457 gene encoding vacuolar cation/proton exchanger 3 — translation MGSLRDLENNGEFRVEELENKNDEEIIIKNKKNTQSFRILRELLVNLQQVILGTKLCLLLPAIPLAILAQYYQFARPWIFAFSLLGLAPLAERVSFLTEQIAHFTGPTVGGLLNATCGNATEMIIGLFALYQRKIHVLKYSLLGSILSNLLLVLGSSLFCGGLANIKKEQRFDRKQADVNSLLLLLGLLCHMLPLMYRLALGPSINTNNNVTTSILGLSRVSSICMLIAYGGYLFFQLRTHRQLFEAPDEEDDEEDKVSEDAEAVIGFWSSFAWLIGMTVTIALLSEYVVGTIEAASDSWGISVSFISLILLPIVGNAAEHAGSIIFALKNKLDISLGVALGSASQISMFVVPLCVIVGWIIGVDMDLDFSLLETGSVAFSIILVAFTLQDGTSHYMKGVILCLAYCAIAACFFFHKIPINIDNNPSGSLTA, via the exons ATGGGTTCTCTAAGGGATTTGGAGAATAATGGAGAATTTAGGGTGGAAGAATTAGAGaataaaaatgatgaagaaattatcatcaagaacaagaagaatacacAAAGTTTTAGGATTTTAAGGGAATTGTTGGTTAATCTTCAACAAGTTATATTAGGAACAAAGCTTTGCTTGCTTTTACCAGCTATCCCTTTGGCAATTCTAGCTCAATACTATCAATTTGCAAga CCCTGGATTTTTGCTTTTAGTTTGCTTGGACTAGCACCTCTTGCTGAACGTGTTAGCTTCTTGACCGA ACAAATTGCTCACTTCACTGGTCCAACAG TTGGGGGTCTACTTAATGCAACATGTGGAAATGCAACAGAGATGATAATAGGATTATTTGCACTTTATCAAAGGAAAATACATGTTCTAAAGTATTCTCTTTTGGGATCCATTCTTTCCAACTTACTTCTTGTTCTTGGAAGCTCTCTTTTTTGTGGTGGACTTGCCAACATTAAAAAGGAACAAAGATTTGACAGG AAACAAGCTGATGTAAACTCACTACTCCTACTACTGGGATTGCTTTGCCATATGTTGCCACTGATGTATAGATTGGCTTTGGGGCCATCAATTAACACTAACAATAATGTAACAACTTCAATATTGGGATTATCTAGAGTTAGTAGCATTTGTATGCTTATAGCATATGGTGGCTATCTCTTCTTTCAACTGAGGACACACAGACAATTGTTTGAAGCCCCTGATGAGGAG gatgatgaagaagataaagtttCAGAAGATGCAGAGGCAGTGATTGGATTTTGGAGTTCATTTGCGTGGTTGATTGGCATGACTGTAACTATTGCTCTATTATCCGAGTACGTTGTCGGTACAATTGAG GCTGCATCAGATTCTTGGGGAATTTCTGTGAGTTTTATTAGCTTAATATTGTTGCCAATTGTGGGAAATGCAGCAGAACATGCTGGATCCATCATCTTTGCTTTAAAGAACAAGTTG GATATATCTCTAGGTGTTGCATTAGGCTCAGCTTCTCAGATTTCTATGTTTGTG GTACCTTTATGTGTGATTGTGGGTTGGATAATTGGTGTGGATATGGATTTGGATTTTAGCCTACTTGAAACTGGCTCTGTTGCTTTCTCAATCATCCTCGTTGCCTTCACTTTGCAG GATGGAACCTCACATTACATGAAGGGAGTGATTCTTTGTCTTGCCTATTGTGCCATTGCTGCTTGTTTCTTTTTCCATAAGATTCCCATTA ATATTGACAATAATCCATCAGGGAGCTTGACCGCTTAA